In a genomic window of Quercus lobata isolate SW786 chromosome 4, ValleyOak3.0 Primary Assembly, whole genome shotgun sequence:
- the LOC115987741 gene encoding uncharacterized protein LOC115987741: protein MAENTEISTSKEDPKGPQNLFSLFPKFKLEIPFLKHGGPKVEAVVKEEVKGEIVVGDDEGKEDSTKKPDVVNFAERKPLIPPPLAVEVEEPSTKTSNPFILWQVYALGGFIVLKWIWGRWQERKAQKGPDDDDNDASSNADDDDNV, encoded by the exons ATGGCTGAAAACACTGAAATCTCTACCAGTAAAGAAGACCCAAAAGGACCCCAGAACCTGTTCTCGTTGTTCCCAAAGTTTAAGCTTGAAATCCCATTTCTGAAGCATGGAGGACCGAAGGTAGAGGCTGTTGTGAAAGAGGAAGTGAAAGGTGAAATAGTGGTTGGTGACGATGAAGGTAAAGAAGACTCGACTAAGAAACCTGATGTTGTGAACTTTGCAGAGAGGAAACCGTTGATTCCACCCCCTTTGGCTGTTGAAGTTGAAGAGCCTTCTACTAAGACTTCCAATCCTTTTATCCTGTGGCAg GTTTATGCTCTGGGAGGATTCATTGTATTGAAGTGGATATGGGGAAGATGGCAGGAGAGGAAGGCCCAAAAGGGtcctgatgatgatgataatgatgcatcTTCAaatgctgatgatgatgataatgtgTGA
- the LOC115986838 gene encoding uncharacterized protein LOC115986838, producing MASSDDFPLIDSSSSSPNPHAHTRHDAAAYYSTEAPFNDAESDPSNRPGGPPGAPTPPKRTASPYNYYKKHKCSNSGESENESYRKDREEWSDTAIACLLEAYTEKYNELNRGNLRGRDWEEVAEAVTDRCGGGVCGGGDKSKATYKSVEQCKNKIDNLKKRYKVELQRMSAATGSTTTTHSHWHWFKKIEAIVGNSGTANKGGCSDEDRSISHARSPRQSKRYMSSNAALTNNLKSKPISNLKWHRVVFKISGTALAGNCQSIDPKVAMQVAKEVASACRIGVEVAIVVGGRNFFCGDTWVSATGLDRPTAYQIGMMATVMNSILLQSALEKLGIQTRVQSAFAMPEIAEPYSRQRAIRHLEKGRVVIFGGVGAGTGNPLFTTDTAAALRASELNADAVLKGTSVNGVYDFHSGNSNVILDHISYRDAISSTITSMDLMAITYCEENGIPVVVFNLLEPGNISRALCGDQVGTLIDQAGSIS from the exons ATGGCCTCTTCCGATGACTTTCCTCTCATCgactcttcttcctcttctcccAACCCCCACGCGCACACGCGCCACGACGCCGCCGCGTACTACTCCACCGAAGCCCCGTTCAACGACGCCGAATCCGACCCGAGCAACAGACCCGGCGGGCCGCCCGGAGCCCCGACTCCGCCGAAGCGGACCGCCTCTCCTTACAACTACTACAAGAAGCACAAATGCAGCAACTCGGGCGAGTCGGAGAACGAGTCGTACCGGAAGGACCGCGAGGAGTGGTCGGACACGGCGATCGCGTGTCTGCTGGAGGCGTACACGGAGAAGTACAACGAGCTGAACCGCGGGAACCTTCGCGGGAGGGATTGGGAGGAGGTGGCGGAGGCTGTGACCGATCGCTGCGGCGGCGGCGTCTGCGGCGGCGGTGATAAGAGCAAGGCGACGTACAAGAGTGTGGAGCAGTGTAAGAACAAGATCGACAATTTGAAGAAAAGGTACAAGGTGGAGCTGCAGAGAATGAGCGCTGCTACGGGTAGTACCACCACCACGCACTCGCATTGGCATTGGTTCAAGAAGATTGAGGCTATCGTCGGAAATTCCGGAACCGCCAACAAAGGCGGCTGTTCCGACGAGGACCGGTCCATTTCTCACGCTAGATCGCCTCGCCAATctaagag ATATATGTCGAGCAATGCTGCCTTGACAAACAATCTGAAATCCAAACCgatatcaaatttaaaatggCATAGAGTAGTGTTTAAAATCAGTGGTACTGCATTAGCTGGGAACTGCCAGAGTATTGACCCCAAG GTGGCGATGCAGGTTGCTAAGGAAGTTGCATCTGCTTGCCGCATTGGGGTGGAG gtGGCAATTGTTGTTGGAGGTCGTAATTTCTTTTGCGGAGACACATGGGTATCTGCTACTGGCTTAGATAGACCTACAGCTTACCAAATTGG TATGATGGCAACAGTTATGAACTCTATACTGCTCCAATCAGCACTAGAGAAGCTGGGCATTCAGACACGTGTGCAAAGTGCATTTGCTATGCCAGAGATTGCTGAACCCTATAGCAGGCAACGGGCCATCCGGCATCTTGAGAAAGGAAGAGTTGTCATATTTGGTGGTGTTGGTGCTGGCACTGGAAATCCACTCTTCACTACTGATACAGCTGCAGCTCTGAGAGCTTCTGAGC TTAATGCAGATGCAGTTCTTAAAGGTACCAGTGTAAATGGTGTCTATGACTTTCATTCTGGTAACAGCAATGTGATACTTGATCACATTTCCTATCGTGATGCTATTTCTAGCACCATAACCTCTATGGACCTGATGGCGATAACATACTGTGAAGAGAATGGAATTCCTG TTGTGGTTTTTAATCTGCTTGAGCCTGGgaatatctcaagagcattatGCGGAGACCAAGTTGGCACTTTGATTGATCAGGCTGGAAGTATTAGTTAA